A single window of Intrasporangium calvum DSM 43043 DNA harbors:
- a CDS encoding peroxiredoxin family protein, giving the protein MTSRTTTKRTAGQDAHQAHARTERDRLARRKRTRRLITLTLSLIAVGLVALALAKAAPTSTSTAQAAPGFTLKTTTGTTVSLSDYRGKPVVLYFNEGAGCGSCTAQMAEIEKDAAFKASGITVLPIVMNSAEQILPDLQQFGVTTPYLLDDGTVSKAYGTLGTGMHEGLPGHGFILIDADGVKRWFGNYPSMFVAPAELLKEVQARL; this is encoded by the coding sequence ATGACCTCCCGGACCACGACCAAGCGCACTGCCGGACAGGACGCACACCAAGCGCACGCCCGAACCGAGCGGGACCGACTGGCGCGCCGAAAGCGCACGCGACGTCTGATCACGCTGACACTTTCCCTGATCGCCGTCGGCCTGGTTGCCCTCGCCCTCGCAAAGGCCGCGCCCACGAGCACATCGACGGCACAAGCCGCACCCGGCTTCACGCTCAAGACCACAACCGGCACAACCGTGTCGCTGTCCGACTACCGCGGCAAGCCCGTGGTGCTCTACTTCAACGAAGGCGCGGGATGCGGGTCCTGCACCGCGCAGATGGCGGAGATCGAGAAAGACGCGGCCTTCAAGGCTTCCGGCATCACCGTCCTGCCCATCGTCATGAACTCAGCCGAGCAGATCCTGCCCGATCTGCAGCAGTTCGGCGTGACGACGCCCTACCTGCTCGACGACGGCACCGTTTCGAAGGCCTACGGAACGCTCGGCACCGGCATGCACGAGGGCCTACCTGGCCACGGGTTCATCCTCATCGACGCCGACGGCGTCAAGCGCTGGTTCGGCAACTACCCCTCGATGTTCGTCGCCCCCGCCGAGCTGCTGAAGGAAGTCCAGGCTCGACTCTGA
- a CDS encoding ATP-binding cassette domain-containing protein, with protein MSSNAQLTTGPEALEPGQGPPPVLDATGVAKAYTRWRRLSRRKVPVLTGADLALAAGEVVGLVGENGSGKTTLMRILVGDLAADSGTVRLSGTMGYCPQQPIVYPRLTCDEHFELFGAAHGMRPAAQRDATGDLYAQLGFERYSSTRADQLSGGTLAKLNLGLALLPDPDVLLLDEPYAGFDWDTYQKFWGMVAERRTRGRSVLIISHFIADEQRFDRVIKLSDGRTWSS; from the coding sequence ATGTCAAGCAACGCGCAGCTCACCACAGGCCCGGAAGCATTAGAGCCGGGCCAGGGCCCCCCGCCAGTTCTCGACGCCACGGGAGTGGCGAAGGCCTACACCCGCTGGCGCCGGCTGAGCCGCCGCAAGGTTCCGGTCCTGACCGGGGCCGATCTCGCACTCGCCGCCGGCGAGGTCGTCGGCCTGGTCGGCGAGAACGGGTCGGGTAAAACGACCCTGATGCGCATCCTCGTCGGCGACCTCGCCGCCGACTCCGGCACGGTTCGGCTGTCCGGCACGATGGGTTACTGCCCGCAACAGCCGATCGTCTACCCAAGACTGACCTGCGACGAGCACTTCGAGCTCTTCGGCGCCGCGCATGGAATGAGGCCGGCGGCGCAGCGCGACGCTACGGGCGACCTCTACGCGCAGCTCGGCTTCGAGCGCTACTCCTCCACCCGCGCAGACCAGCTCTCCGGCGGCACGCTGGCCAAGCTGAACCTCGGGCTGGCCCTGCTGCCCGACCCTGACGTGCTGCTCCTCGATGAGCCCTACGCCGGCTTCGACTGGGACACCTACCAGAAGTTCTGGGGCATGGTCGCCGAGCGGCGCACTCGGGGGCGCAGCGTGCTCATCATCAGCCACTTCATCGCCGACGAGCAGCGGTTCGACCGCGTCATCAAACTCAGCGACGGCAGGACTTGGTCGTCGTGA